One window from the genome of Streptomyces sp. NBC_00091 encodes:
- a CDS encoding tyrosinase family oxidase copper chaperone, with amino-acid sequence MYAAPAAPLTRRAVLRTAFSAAVLAGVAAALAPVLRARRPRQTLTPAPLAEEETYRGRHISVDPAGAAVRIDGRPLHVMRRADGSYLSGINHFQSYGTPLELARAAVDELGTNQLAFAAPHHD; translated from the coding sequence ATGTACGCAGCACCCGCCGCACCACTGACCCGCCGCGCGGTACTGCGTACGGCCTTCAGCGCGGCCGTGCTGGCCGGCGTGGCCGCCGCCCTGGCGCCCGTACTGCGCGCCCGCAGGCCCCGCCAGACGCTCACCCCGGCCCCGCTCGCCGAGGAGGAGACGTACCGCGGACGGCACATCAGCGTCGACCCCGCCGGGGCGGCCGTGCGCATCGACGGCCGCCCCCTGCACGTGATGCGCCGCGCGGACGGGAGCTACCTCAGCGGGATCAACCACTTCCAGTCGTACGGGACCCCCCTGGAACTGGCCCGCGCCGCCGTCGACGAACTCGGCACCAACCAGCTGGCCTTCGCGGCCCCGCACCACGACTGA
- a CDS encoding AAA family ATPase: MNDPAVRALESERDYVSSLYELLTERLSEARVHRASVLKAPAESAGEAYEREIAAERLAKEIGRLEGAEKGLVFGRVDWTDGTALRIGRIGLHTEEDDLPLLVDWRANAARPFYEATQVHPMGLRRRRHLRLEERTVISVSDELLDGTAPTDEDVVGDGPLTEALSARRTGRMHAAVATLQTEQDEVVRSAHRGVTVVQGGPGTGKTVVALHRAAYVLYAFPRAAEEGVLVVGPNARFLDYISQVLPSLGENDVVLATCRELAGVSADTVDPFDTARLKGSSDLADALAGLLRVHQAPAGDFTVRVGQELVHLSGEEVATARDAAVAAAAGHNPARQVFKELLADAVTDAMQRDMGDLLEQIDADTERMTGLNLDRFTGADQRRVEGAPDAGPAHELDLDAIRADLLEDAGVERAVEVLWPRLVPGDLVKALLTDAGALAEHLPRLTAQERSLLLRGPDDPWTDADVPLLDEAASLVDGPPERTYGHVVVDEAQELTAMQWRMIVRRCPARAMTLVGDFAQAGPVATARDWKEALSPHVGPRFKLHDLTVSYRTTQEILESVRDLLTRIAPDQKPTRSLRSGESPRTVTTPPDELVTAVVSELRAQSAAHPGELLGVICADSRVSELTARGIAHHARIVPASEARGLEFDGVVVMNPEEIITARPGGERDLYVALTRATKRLCTITLQPA; this comes from the coding sequence ATGAATGATCCCGCTGTGCGTGCGCTTGAATCGGAGCGGGATTATGTGTCCTCCTTATACGAGTTGCTCACCGAGCGGCTTTCCGAGGCGCGAGTACACCGTGCGAGTGTGCTGAAGGCCCCGGCGGAAAGCGCCGGTGAGGCATACGAGAGAGAAATCGCCGCCGAGCGTCTGGCCAAGGAAATCGGCCGACTGGAGGGCGCCGAAAAGGGGCTGGTCTTCGGGCGCGTCGACTGGACGGATGGCACGGCCCTGCGCATCGGGCGGATCGGACTGCATACGGAGGAGGACGACCTGCCTCTGCTCGTGGACTGGCGCGCCAACGCGGCGCGGCCCTTCTACGAGGCGACACAGGTCCACCCGATGGGCCTGCGGCGGCGCCGGCACCTGCGCCTCGAGGAGCGCACGGTCATCTCGGTGAGCGACGAACTGCTGGACGGGACCGCCCCGACCGACGAGGACGTCGTGGGGGACGGCCCGTTGACCGAGGCCCTGTCGGCACGGCGTACGGGCAGGATGCACGCGGCCGTCGCGACGCTGCAGACCGAGCAGGACGAGGTCGTCCGCTCCGCCCACCGCGGGGTGACCGTGGTGCAGGGCGGGCCCGGCACCGGCAAGACGGTGGTCGCCCTGCACCGGGCGGCCTATGTCCTGTACGCGTTCCCGCGCGCCGCGGAGGAGGGCGTCCTGGTGGTGGGCCCGAACGCCCGGTTCCTCGACTACATCTCCCAGGTCCTTCCCTCGCTCGGAGAGAACGACGTCGTTCTGGCGACCTGCCGGGAACTGGCCGGAGTGTCCGCGGACACGGTGGACCCGTTCGATACGGCGCGACTCAAGGGCAGCTCCGACCTCGCCGACGCCTTGGCCGGCCTGCTGCGCGTCCACCAAGCCCCCGCCGGTGACTTCACCGTGCGGGTCGGACAGGAACTGGTCCACCTGTCCGGCGAGGAAGTCGCCACGGCACGCGACGCCGCCGTGGCAGCCGCAGCGGGGCACAACCCCGCGCGCCAGGTGTTCAAAGAGCTCTTGGCCGACGCCGTCACCGACGCGATGCAACGAGACATGGGCGACCTCCTGGAGCAGATCGACGCCGATACCGAAAGGATGACGGGCCTCAACCTCGACCGGTTCACGGGAGCCGACCAGCGCCGTGTCGAAGGTGCGCCCGACGCAGGGCCGGCCCACGAGCTGGACCTGGACGCAATCCGAGCCGATCTCCTCGAAGACGCCGGCGTCGAGCGAGCGGTCGAGGTGTTGTGGCCGCGTCTGGTACCCGGTGACCTCGTGAAGGCGCTCCTGACGGACGCCGGCGCTCTCGCCGAGCACCTGCCCCGCCTGACCGCACAGGAGCGGTCCCTTCTGCTGCGCGGTCCGGACGACCCGTGGACCGATGCCGATGTGCCGTTGCTGGACGAGGCGGCGAGCCTGGTCGACGGCCCTCCCGAGCGGACGTACGGGCACGTCGTCGTCGACGAGGCGCAGGAACTGACCGCCATGCAGTGGCGGATGATCGTCCGCCGCTGCCCTGCAAGGGCGATGACGCTGGTGGGTGACTTCGCCCAGGCAGGCCCGGTCGCGACGGCACGCGACTGGAAGGAAGCACTGAGCCCCCACGTCGGACCGCGGTTCAAACTGCACGACCTGACCGTCAGCTACCGCACCACGCAGGAGATCCTGGAGAGCGTCCGGGACCTGCTCACGCGGATCGCTCCGGACCAGAAGCCCACACGGTCACTGCGAAGCGGTGAAAGCCCTCGCACCGTGACCACACCTCCGGACGAGTTGGTCACCGCCGTCGTCTCGGAACTCCGAGCCCAGAGCGCCGCGCACCCGGGCGAGCTTCTGGGAGTGATCTGCGCGGACAGCAGGGTGAGCGAGCTGACGGCCCGAGGCATCGCTCACCACGCACGCATCGTGCCGGCGTCCGAAGCACGCGGCCTGGAATTCGACGGGGTCGTCGTCATGAACCCCGAGGAAATCATCACGGCCCGCCCCGGTGGGGAAAGGGACTTGTACGTAGCCCTGACCCGGGCCACCAAGCGCCTGTGCACGATCACCCTCCAGCCCGCCTGA
- a CDS encoding acyl-CoA dehydrogenase family protein — protein MTAQSARVAQPGPAADSRAPFDLLYSDTEEELRSAVRSLLADRCAPASVLARAEGGRPHDPDLWHTLATGIGAAGLLVPEKLGGAGASHREAAVVLEELGRAVAPVPYLTSSVLAAEILLAVACDNAEAAGLVGELAAGRRICVPALPLTLAPGAPLPAPAHDSGGGVLSGTVTSVADAVAADVLLVLADTGLYAVPADRAALTALVPLDLTRPLATVTLDGAPGTRLADPATARAAIAGALLSGAGLLASEQLGLAEWCLTETVAHVRGRHQFNRPVGSFQALKHRLAQLWLEVAGARAAARAAADALATGAPDAPLTVAVAQAHCSGVAVRAAEECVQLHGGIGMTWEHPAHLYLKRAKADSLTLGTAGHHRGLVADFAELPAP, from the coding sequence ATGACGGCACAGTCAGCACGCGTGGCGCAGCCCGGCCCGGCGGCCGACTCCCGCGCCCCCTTCGACCTGCTCTACTCCGACACCGAGGAGGAACTCCGCTCGGCCGTACGGTCCTTGCTCGCCGACCGCTGCGCCCCCGCGAGCGTCCTCGCCCGCGCGGAGGGCGGCCGCCCCCACGACCCGGACCTGTGGCACACTCTGGCCACCGGGATCGGCGCCGCCGGACTGCTCGTCCCCGAGAAGCTCGGCGGAGCGGGCGCGAGCCACCGGGAGGCCGCCGTCGTCCTGGAGGAGCTGGGACGCGCCGTGGCACCCGTGCCGTACCTGACGAGCTCCGTGCTCGCGGCCGAGATCCTGCTCGCGGTCGCCTGCGACAACGCCGAAGCCGCCGGCCTGGTGGGAGAACTCGCGGCCGGGCGGCGGATCTGCGTCCCCGCCCTCCCCCTCACTCTGGCCCCCGGCGCGCCCCTGCCGGCGCCGGCCCACGACAGCGGCGGCGGGGTGCTGAGCGGCACCGTCACCTCGGTCGCGGACGCGGTGGCCGCCGACGTCCTGCTGGTCCTGGCCGACACCGGGCTGTACGCCGTCCCCGCGGACCGCGCCGCGCTGACCGCGCTGGTCCCGCTGGACCTGACCCGGCCGCTCGCCACCGTCACCCTCGACGGAGCCCCCGGCACCCGCCTCGCGGACCCCGCCACCGCGCGGGCGGCCATCGCCGGGGCCCTGCTGTCCGGCGCCGGGCTGCTGGCCTCGGAGCAGCTCGGGCTCGCCGAATGGTGCCTGACCGAGACCGTCGCGCACGTACGCGGCCGCCACCAGTTCAACCGTCCCGTCGGCTCCTTCCAGGCCCTCAAGCACCGCCTCGCACAGCTGTGGCTGGAGGTGGCCGGCGCCCGGGCGGCGGCCCGCGCCGCCGCCGACGCCCTGGCCACCGGGGCCCCGGACGCCCCGCTCACGGTCGCCGTCGCCCAGGCCCACTGCTCCGGGGTCGCCGTCCGCGCGGCCGAGGAGTGCGTCCAGCTCCACGGCGGCATCGGCATGACCTGGGAACACCCCGCCCACCTCTACCTCAAGCGCGCCAAGGCGGACTCCCTCACCCTGGGCACCGCGGGCCACCACCGCGGCCTGGTCGCCGACTTCGCGGAACTCCCGGCCCCGTAG
- a CDS encoding acyl-CoA dehydrogenase family protein → MTPTAAAPTAEELRTRTRALLAAHPPAATARPDFLRARFDAGLAWVHYPQGLGGLGAPRSLQAVVDAELEAAGAPDNDPRRIGIGLGMAAPTILAYGTEEQKRRFLRPLWVGEEVWCQLFSEPGAGSDLAALGTRAVLDEAAGEWVVDGQKVWTSSAHTARWAILIARTDPTLPKHQGITYFLCDMHAPGVEVRPLRQITGEAEFNEVFLTGVRIPDAHRLGAVGQGWAVARTTLMNERVSIGGMRIPREGGMIAPVAAAWRERPALRTHALHQRLLDLWVQAEVARLTGERLRQQLAAGQPGPEGSGMKLTFARLNQEISGLEVELLGEEGLLYEDWTLRRPEIVDFTGRDAGYRYLRAKGNSIEGGTSEILLNIVAERVLGLPAEPRDDKDIAWKDLSR, encoded by the coding sequence ATGACGCCCACCGCCGCGGCCCCGACCGCCGAGGAACTTCGCACCCGCACCCGGGCCCTGCTCGCCGCGCACCCGCCCGCCGCCACCGCCCGCCCCGACTTCCTGCGCGCCCGCTTCGACGCCGGACTCGCCTGGGTCCACTACCCCCAGGGACTCGGCGGACTCGGCGCGCCCCGCTCCCTCCAGGCCGTCGTGGACGCCGAACTGGAGGCCGCCGGAGCCCCCGACAACGACCCGCGCCGGATCGGCATCGGCCTCGGCATGGCCGCCCCCACGATCCTCGCGTACGGCACCGAGGAGCAGAAACGCCGCTTCCTGCGCCCCCTGTGGGTGGGGGAGGAGGTCTGGTGCCAGCTCTTCAGCGAACCCGGAGCCGGCTCCGACCTCGCCGCCCTCGGCACCCGCGCCGTCCTGGACGAGGCCGCGGGCGAATGGGTGGTCGACGGCCAGAAGGTGTGGACCTCCAGCGCCCACACCGCCCGCTGGGCCATCCTGATCGCCCGCACCGACCCCACCCTGCCCAAACACCAGGGCATCACCTACTTCCTGTGCGATATGCACGCCCCCGGCGTCGAGGTCCGGCCCCTGCGCCAGATCACCGGCGAGGCTGAGTTCAACGAGGTCTTCCTCACCGGCGTCCGCATCCCCGACGCCCACCGGCTCGGCGCCGTCGGCCAGGGCTGGGCCGTCGCCCGCACCACCCTGATGAACGAACGCGTCTCCATCGGCGGCATGCGGATCCCGCGCGAGGGAGGCATGATCGCCCCCGTCGCCGCCGCCTGGCGCGAACGGCCCGCCCTGCGCACCCACGCCCTGCACCAGCGGCTGCTCGACCTGTGGGTGCAGGCCGAAGTGGCCCGCCTCACCGGAGAGCGGCTGCGCCAGCAGCTCGCCGCCGGCCAGCCCGGCCCCGAGGGCAGCGGGATGAAGCTCACCTTCGCCCGCCTCAACCAGGAGATCAGCGGCCTGGAGGTGGAACTCCTCGGCGAGGAAGGCCTCCTGTACGAGGACTGGACCCTGCGCCGCCCCGAGATCGTCGACTTCACCGGCCGCGACGCCGGATACCGCTACCTGCGCGCCAAGGGCAACAGCATCGAGGGCGGCACCAGCGAGATCCTCCTCAACATCGTCGCCGAGCGCGTCCTCGGACTGCCCGCCGAGCCGCGCGACGACAAGGACATCGCCTGGAAGGACCTCTCCCGATGA
- a CDS encoding NADPH:quinone oxidoreductase family protein, with protein MQAWRVHTTGEPREAMSLEEVPEPVPAEGEVRLRVLAANVNFPDALLVRGQYQIRPPLPFTPGVEICGLTEDGRRVIANPSLPHGGFAEYVTAPARALLPAPGALDDAEAAALHIGYQTGWFGLHRRARLQRGETLLVHAAAGGVGSAAVQLGKAAGATVIGVVGGKAKVRTAEDLGCDLVIDRTTEDLGGIAARVKEFTGGRGADVVYDPVGGDAYTASAKCVAFEGRIVVVGFASGNVPAPALNHALVKNYSVLGLHWGLYAAKDPAAVLACHTELSRLAAEGAVKPLVSERVPLAGAAEAVQRLADGATTGRLVVVPSLDGAAR; from the coding sequence ATGCAGGCATGGCGAGTACACACGACCGGTGAACCCCGCGAGGCCATGAGCCTCGAAGAGGTTCCCGAACCGGTTCCCGCCGAGGGCGAGGTGAGGCTCCGGGTACTCGCGGCGAACGTCAACTTCCCCGACGCGCTCCTCGTCCGCGGCCAGTACCAGATCCGCCCGCCCCTGCCCTTCACCCCGGGCGTCGAGATCTGCGGCCTCACCGAGGACGGCCGGCGCGTCATCGCCAACCCGAGCCTGCCCCACGGCGGATTCGCCGAGTACGTCACCGCCCCCGCGCGCGCCCTGCTCCCCGCCCCCGGCGCCCTCGACGACGCCGAGGCGGCCGCCCTGCACATCGGCTACCAGACCGGCTGGTTCGGCCTCCACCGCAGGGCCCGCCTGCAGCGCGGCGAGACCCTGCTCGTGCACGCCGCGGCCGGCGGGGTCGGCAGCGCCGCCGTCCAGCTCGGCAAGGCCGCCGGGGCCACCGTCATCGGGGTCGTCGGCGGCAAGGCCAAGGTCCGTACGGCCGAGGACCTCGGCTGCGACCTCGTCATCGACCGCACCACCGAGGACCTGGGCGGGATCGCGGCCCGGGTCAAGGAGTTCACCGGCGGACGCGGCGCCGACGTGGTCTACGACCCCGTCGGCGGCGACGCCTACACGGCCTCCGCGAAGTGCGTGGCCTTCGAGGGCCGCATCGTCGTCGTCGGCTTCGCCAGCGGCAACGTCCCCGCCCCCGCCCTCAACCACGCCCTGGTCAAGAACTACTCCGTGCTCGGCCTGCACTGGGGGCTGTACGCCGCCAAGGACCCCGCCGCCGTCCTCGCCTGCCACACCGAACTCAGCCGCCTCGCCGCCGAGGGCGCGGTCAAACCCCTCGTCAGCGAACGGGTCCCGCTCGCCGGGGCCGCCGAGGCCGTCCAGCGCCTCGCCGACGGCGCCACCACCGGCCGGCTGGTCGTCGTACCGTCCCTGGACGGAGCCGCCCGATGA
- a CDS encoding SMI1/KNR4 family protein has protein sequence MRIYDWEPFLRTWSAERGAARQAEDPSEQPLGWLGFDPAPAERIAALEARLGAALPPSYRSFLEVTDGWRWAGEFVELLAPAERVGLLRELSEFLYESLNEWEEEDLDEDDDEDDDDDEDDSDEEEPYESERWKRAVQISLEGDQTWLLLDPGDVSADGEWAAYRYSSWSGNGPERHESFAHLMYAEFQSFHALRKPEGETRRRLAAQVEQARADLLAGRVAEAERELEDAHGFRYGPAGVLLFQMRALRGEHYMLPDARAELAQEDPLRGHAVLPVLAVIAEGDTRPYRPEDQELDEYRQRYRDGVHRAWAGEALERARELARWGDPEGAWRVLAEEALPAWRPVGDSHVLPVELMADPFLRPLVTPERARRIMATPRPGTPVPAGPAEAGPRDPGPLLEPGAGATAVRIGFVRDTHPRELALRLGADPESLRPPSVGFAPPWHSGYAEPDRRGVLHVGAAEDGWSFAVETGTNLVAADGSPLPGVVLWRESPSDPVQCRYADREGRVVWSLTTPAQAPYDPEGLLERGGAEPGLLDAELTAAGLLRPDGRVAGRDPGLVPAVARHFGLRLHPGTARRELLPVLRVPRRVAS, from the coding sequence ATGAGGATCTACGACTGGGAACCCTTCCTGCGCACCTGGAGCGCCGAGCGCGGCGCGGCGCGGCAGGCCGAGGACCCCTCGGAACAGCCCCTGGGCTGGCTGGGTTTCGACCCTGCCCCGGCGGAGCGGATCGCCGCGCTCGAAGCCCGGCTGGGCGCGGCGCTGCCTCCCTCCTACCGCTCGTTCCTGGAGGTCACCGACGGCTGGCGCTGGGCCGGGGAGTTCGTGGAGCTCCTCGCCCCGGCGGAGCGGGTGGGGCTGCTGCGGGAGCTGTCGGAGTTCCTGTACGAGAGCCTCAACGAGTGGGAAGAGGAGGATCTGGACGAGGACGATGACGAGGACGATGACGACGATGAGGACGACTCGGACGAGGAGGAGCCGTACGAGTCCGAGCGGTGGAAGCGGGCCGTCCAGATCTCCCTGGAGGGGGATCAGACCTGGCTCCTCCTCGACCCCGGTGACGTCAGCGCCGACGGCGAGTGGGCGGCGTACCGGTACTCCAGCTGGAGCGGGAACGGGCCTGAGCGGCACGAGTCCTTCGCCCACCTGATGTACGCGGAGTTCCAGAGCTTCCACGCCCTGCGCAAGCCCGAGGGCGAGACGCGGCGGCGCCTGGCCGCCCAGGTGGAGCAGGCCCGGGCGGACCTGCTGGCGGGGCGGGTCGCCGAGGCCGAGCGGGAGCTGGAGGACGCCCACGGGTTCAGGTACGGGCCGGCGGGCGTGCTCCTGTTCCAGATGCGGGCTCTGCGCGGGGAGCACTACATGCTGCCGGACGCCCGGGCCGAGCTCGCACAGGAGGACCCGCTGCGGGGGCACGCCGTCCTGCCCGTGCTCGCGGTGATCGCCGAGGGGGACACCCGGCCGTACAGGCCCGAGGACCAGGAACTCGACGAGTACCGGCAGCGCTACCGGGACGGCGTCCACCGGGCCTGGGCGGGCGAGGCCCTCGAGCGGGCCCGGGAGCTCGCGCGGTGGGGGGACCCGGAGGGGGCCTGGCGGGTGCTGGCCGAGGAGGCGCTGCCCGCCTGGCGGCCGGTCGGCGACAGCCATGTACTGCCGGTCGAGCTGATGGCGGACCCCTTCCTGAGACCCCTGGTCACGCCGGAGCGGGCGCGGCGGATCATGGCGACCCCGCGCCCGGGGACACCGGTGCCGGCGGGGCCCGCCGAGGCGGGCCCGCGGGACCCCGGCCCGCTGCTGGAGCCCGGGGCGGGCGCCACGGCCGTCCGCATCGGCTTCGTCCGTGACACGCACCCGCGCGAGCTGGCGCTGCGGCTCGGCGCGGATCCGGAGTCCCTGCGGCCGCCTTCGGTCGGCTTCGCACCGCCCTGGCACTCCGGCTACGCGGAGCCGGACCGCCGGGGCGTCCTGCACGTCGGGGCCGCGGAAGACGGGTGGAGCTTCGCCGTGGAGACCGGTACGAACCTGGTGGCGGCGGACGGGAGCCCGCTCCCCGGGGTCGTGCTGTGGCGGGAGTCGCCGTCCGACCCCGTCCAGTGCCGTTACGCCGACCGGGAGGGCCGGGTCGTCTGGTCGCTGACGACTCCCGCACAGGCCCCGTACGACCCCGAGGGTCTGCTGGAGCGCGGCGGGGCCGAGCCGGGGCTGCTCGACGCGGAACTGACCGCCGCCGGCCTGCTGCGCCCGGACGGCCGGGTGGCGGGCAGGGACCCGGGGCTCGTGCCGGCGGTCGCCCGGCACTTCGGGCTCCGGCTCCACCCGGGCACGGCCCGCCGCGAACTGCTGCCCGTGCTGCGCGTCCCGCGTAGGGTCGCGTCATGA
- a CDS encoding VOC family protein, with the protein MIITLAVIYTEQLEACRSFYSGLGLTLVPEQHGKGPAHYAATLADGAVLELYPAGARPATGYLRLGLAVPAAAGEAAGRRTATDPDGRTIDLTTTPEETTPHD; encoded by the coding sequence ATGATCATCACACTCGCCGTGATCTACACGGAACAGCTCGAAGCCTGCCGCTCCTTCTACAGCGGCCTCGGCCTGACCCTGGTGCCCGAGCAGCACGGCAAGGGGCCGGCCCACTACGCCGCGACCCTGGCCGACGGCGCGGTGCTGGAGCTCTACCCCGCCGGGGCACGGCCGGCGACCGGCTACCTGCGCCTCGGCCTCGCCGTCCCGGCGGCCGCCGGTGAAGCCGCCGGCCGGCGTACCGCGACCGACCCCGACGGCCGGACGATCGACCTGACCACGACACCGGAGGAGACCACACCCCACGACTGA
- a CDS encoding PIG-L deacetylase family protein: MTERAEQQAPLQPMPTDWQRALAVVAHPDDLEYGCAAAIADWTDGGREVVYVLATRGEAGIDTIAPQECAPLREVEQRASAAVVGVSTVEFLDHRDGVIEYGLPLRRDIAAAIRRHRPELVITLNHRETWGGAGGGGYWNTPDHQAVGRATLDAAGDAGNRWIFPELISEQGLEPWNGVRWVAVAGTSTPTHAADAGPGLERSVKSLLEHKAYIEVLTDQDPEEYVRNFLTGNVQQAAARFGGRPAVPFEVFPR; this comes from the coding sequence ATGACCGAACGAGCCGAGCAGCAGGCGCCCTTGCAGCCCATGCCCACCGACTGGCAGCGTGCCCTCGCGGTGGTGGCCCACCCCGACGACCTGGAGTACGGCTGCGCCGCGGCCATCGCCGACTGGACCGACGGCGGCCGCGAGGTCGTCTACGTCCTCGCCACGCGCGGCGAGGCGGGCATCGACACCATCGCCCCGCAGGAGTGCGCCCCGCTGCGCGAGGTCGAGCAGCGCGCGAGCGCGGCGGTCGTCGGGGTCTCCACCGTGGAGTTCCTCGACCACCGCGACGGGGTCATCGAGTACGGCCTCCCCCTGCGCCGGGACATCGCGGCGGCCATCCGGCGCCACCGCCCCGAGCTGGTGATCACCCTCAACCACCGTGAGACCTGGGGCGGAGCGGGCGGTGGCGGCTACTGGAACACCCCCGACCACCAGGCCGTCGGCCGGGCCACCCTGGACGCCGCCGGCGACGCGGGAAACCGCTGGATCTTCCCCGAGCTCATCTCCGAGCAGGGCCTGGAGCCGTGGAACGGGGTGCGCTGGGTCGCGGTGGCGGGCACCTCCACGCCCACCCACGCGGCCGACGCCGGCCCCGGCCTGGAGCGTTCCGTGAAGTCCCTGCTGGAGCACAAGGCGTACATCGAGGTGCTGACCGACCAGGACCCCGAGGAGTACGTACGGAACTTCCTGACCGGCAACGTCCAGCAGGCGGCGGCCCGGTTCGGCGGCCGTCCGGCGGTGCCGTTCGAGGTCTTCCCCCGCTGA
- a CDS encoding alpha/beta fold hydrolase, giving the protein MTLQRSYRQPGVVLTDHHFTVPLDHDRPDGERIELYAREAVASGKDPERLPWLLYLEGGPGFGARRFTGRQAWLERALTEYRVLLLDQRGTGRSTPANRQTLPLRGTPAEQAAYLTHFRADSIVRDAEAIRPALTGGAPWTVLGQSFGGFCATHYLSTAPQGLTAALITGGLPSLDATAVEVYEAAYVRIERKNLAHYARYPMDVERARRIAAHLAERPAELPGGYRLTAEAFQSLGLLLGSGDGSHELHYLLEDAFVPTAAGPALGDAFLENVHARLSFAGHPLYALLHEAIYAQDPAAPTAWAAERVRAAHPRFDAAKTLTGDEPLLFTGETIHPWHFTADPALAPLRETAELLAARTGWQPLYDPARLAANEVPVAAAVYHDDMYVDTAHSLDTARTIRGLRTWVTDEFEHDGVRAGGPRVLDRLLTLVNDH; this is encoded by the coding sequence GTGACCCTCCAGCGCAGCTACCGCCAGCCCGGTGTGGTCCTGACCGACCACCACTTCACCGTGCCGCTCGACCACGACCGCCCCGACGGGGAGCGCATCGAGCTGTACGCGCGCGAGGCCGTGGCGAGCGGCAAGGACCCGGAGCGGCTGCCCTGGCTGCTGTACCTGGAGGGCGGCCCCGGCTTCGGGGCGCGGCGGTTCACCGGACGGCAGGCCTGGCTGGAACGGGCCCTCACCGAGTACCGGGTGCTGCTCCTCGACCAGCGCGGGACCGGCCGCTCCACCCCCGCCAACCGGCAGACCCTGCCGCTGCGCGGAACCCCCGCCGAACAGGCCGCGTACCTCACCCACTTCCGCGCCGACTCCATCGTGCGCGACGCCGAGGCCATCCGCCCCGCCCTGACCGGCGGCGCCCCCTGGACCGTGCTCGGCCAGAGCTTCGGCGGGTTCTGCGCCACCCACTACCTCTCCACCGCGCCCCAGGGCCTGACCGCCGCCCTGATCACCGGCGGGCTGCCCTCCCTCGACGCCACCGCGGTGGAGGTGTACGAGGCCGCGTACGTCCGTATCGAGCGCAAGAACCTCGCCCACTACGCCCGCTACCCGATGGACGTCGAGCGCGCCCGCCGCATCGCCGCCCACCTCGCCGAGCGGCCCGCCGAACTCCCGGGCGGCTACCGGCTCACCGCCGAGGCCTTCCAGTCCCTCGGCCTGCTCCTCGGCTCCGGCGACGGCAGCCACGAGCTGCACTACCTCCTGGAGGACGCCTTCGTCCCCACCGCCGCCGGACCCGCTCTCGGCGACGCCTTCCTGGAGAACGTCCACGCCCGGCTCTCCTTCGCGGGACACCCCCTCTACGCCCTGCTCCACGAGGCGATCTACGCCCAGGACCCGGCGGCCCCCACCGCCTGGGCCGCCGAACGGGTCCGCGCCGCCCACCCGCGCTTCGACGCCGCCAAGACCCTGACGGGCGACGAGCCCCTCCTCTTCACCGGCGAGACCATCCACCCCTGGCACTTCACCGCCGACCCGGCCCTCGCCCCGCTGCGCGAGACCGCCGAGCTACTGGCCGCCCGGACCGGCTGGCAGCCGCTCTACGACCCGGCGCGGCTCGCCGCCAACGAGGTACCGGTGGCCGCCGCCGTCTACCACGACGACATGTACGTGGACACCGCGCACTCCCTGGACACGGCCCGCACCATCCGGGGCCTGCGGACCTGGGTGACGGACGAGTTCGAGCACGACGGCGTCCGCGCCGGCGGCCCCCGCGTCCTCGACCGGCTCCTGACCCTGGTCAACGACCACTGA